One window from the genome of Hyperolius riggenbachi isolate aHypRig1 chromosome 6, aHypRig1.pri, whole genome shotgun sequence encodes:
- the LOC137522053 gene encoding apolipoprotein A-IV-like: protein MVQEQKVTVNGGMKELQVAADRRVQELQMAVNRGVQELKVTVNRGVQELQVDVNRRVQELQVDVNRRVQELQVDVNRRVQELQVDVNRMVQELQVDMNRRVQKLQVDVNRRVQELQVDVIRGVKKLQVAVNRGVQELQVTVNRVVQELQVAVNRGVKKLQVAVKRRVQELQVTVKRRVQELQVTVKRRVQELQVDVNRGVQELQVGVNRRAQELQVDVNRRVQELQVDVNRRVQELQVDVNRRVQELQVDVIRGMQELQVAVNREVQELQGAVNRGVQELQVTVNRGVQELQVAVNGGVQELQVAVNRGV, encoded by the exons ATGGTGCAGGAACAGAAGGTTACAGTGAATGGAGGGATGAAGGAATTGCAGGTGGCTGCAGATAGAAGGGTGCAGGAATTGCAAATGGCTGTAAATAGAGGGGTGCAGGAATTGAAGGTGACTGTGAATAGAGGGGTGCAGGAATTGCAG GTGGATGTGAATAGAAGGGTGCAGGAATTGCAGGTGGATGTGAATAGAAGGGTGCAGGAATTGCAGGTGGATGTGAATAGAAGGGTGCAGGAATTGCAAGTGGATGTGAATAGAATGGTGCAGGAATTGCAGGTGGATATGAATAGAAGGGTGCAGAAATTGCAGGTGGATGTGAATAGAAGGGTGCAGGAATTGCAGGTGGATGTGATTAGAGGGGTGAAGAAATTGCAG GTGGCTGTGAATAGAGGGGTGCAGGAATTGCAGGTGACTGTGAATAGAGTGGTGCAGGAATTGCAGGTGGCTGTGAATAGAGGGGTGAAGAAATTGCAGGTGGCTGTGAAGAGAAGGGTGCAGGAATTGCAGGTGACTGTGAAGAGAAGGGTGCAGGAATTGCAGGTGACTGTGAAGAGAAGGGTGCAGGAATTGCAG GTGGATGTGAATAGAGGGGTGCAGGAATTGCAGGTGGGTGTGAATAGAAGGGCGCAGGAATTGCAGGTGGATGTGAATAGAAGGGTGCAGGAATTGCAGGTGGATGTGAATAGAAGGGTGCAGGAATTGCAGGTGGATGTGAATAGAAGGGTGCAGGAATTGCAGGTGGATGTGATTAGAGGGATGCAGGAATTGCAGGTGGCTGTGAATAGAGAGGTGCAGGAATTGCAGGGGGCTGTGAATAGAGGAGTGCAGGAATTGCAGGTGACTGTTAATAGAGGGGTGCAGGAATTGCAGGTGGCTGTGAATGGAGGGGTACAGGAATTGCAGGTGGCTGTGAATAGAGGGGTGTAG